The Danio rerio strain Tuebingen ecotype United States chromosome 10, GRCz12tu, whole genome shotgun sequence genome contains a region encoding:
- the parm1 gene encoding uncharacterized protein parm1 translates to MKMHFSTVVILTGWMIIGCSTTDAPPTTATTTDDTAVKDSTATTSLLATTGSPVTVTSGGATEEQKTTASPTILTNTSETTTPLTILSSTSSQSTMDQATSSANANTPTTELPLISTLSDFTTDQTSSTDNPNSPTTLISTSSATNNSTTNQTTPSFNATTPATEITSVAHNVTEELTTVTSGLMTESEQTTSSSESHTTSEKITIGSTKPVTTSTKSTTTINTTTSKPVLSTTALVTSTTKPLTATTPNQNTVEQNKKDPAALSSGSVAAIVIGFLAIVLILLVGAYYFKMRRSSYGRLLDDGEHGSVGNFLNPMFDG, encoded by the exons ATGAAAATGCACTTTTCAACGGTGGTTATATTAACAG GTTGGATGATAATTGGATGCAGCACAACTGATGCTCCACCAACTACAGCTACAACTACAGATGATACAGCAGTTAAAGATTCAACGGCTACAACATCACTTTTAGCTACTACAGGTTCTCCAGTAACCGTAACATCAGGTGGTGCCACTGAGGAACAAAAAACAACTGCTTCTCCAACAATTTTGACCAATACAAGTGAAACAACAACCCCACTCACAATACTTAGTTCCACCTCCAGCCAATCTACAATGGATCAGGCAACTTCTAGTGCTAATGCCAATACTCCAACAACGGAGCTCCCTTTAATTTCCACCTTGAGCGACTTTACAACAGATCAGACATCCTCTACTGATAATCCTAATTCTCCAACAACTTTAATTTCCACCTCAAGTGCTACAAACAACTCTACAACTAATCAAACAACCCCTAGTTTTAATGCTACTACTCCAGCAACTGAGATCACCAGCGTAGCTCACAACGTGACTGAAGAATTGACCACAGTCACATCAGGTTTGATGACTGAAAGTGAACAAACAACATCCTCTTCAGAGAGTCATACTACTTCAGAAAAAATAACTATAGGCAGTACAAAACCGGTTACTACTAGTACCAAAAGTACAACTACGATAAATACCACAACGAGTAAACCAGTGCTCTCTACTACAGCATTAGTAACGTCAACTACAAAACCATTAACAGCCACGACTCCAAACCAGAATACTGTTGAGCAAAATAAGAAGGACCCAGCTGCCCTGAGCTCAg GAAGTGTCGCTGCTATCGTAATTGGCTTCCTCGCCATCGTACTAATCTTACTTGTTGGGGCGTATTACTTTAAAATGAG ACGTTCCTCTTATGGACGTCTGTTGGATGACGGTGAACACGGCTCTGTGGGGAATTTTCTGAACCCAATGTTTGATGGCTAA
- the wu:fk95d07 gene encoding uncharacterized protein wu:fk95d07 — MKTVIVVLSILGLCLGAPVEHDMDRDNEQEIDEGQQFAGSPLDQTDPITRTILYPVPRADGFLGNLFMNPFLNPYGSHLYYPQYPLYSGYPTYPHYPAYSLPPVIIHLPQRNP; from the exons ATGAAGACAGTCATTGTAGTGTTGTCCATCCTGGGCCTTTGTCTCGGCGCTCCT GTGGAGCATGATATGGATAGAGATAATGAGCAAGAAATTGATGAG GGTCAGCAATTTGCTGGTTCTCCGCTGGATCAGACAGACCCCATTACCAGGACAATCCTCTACCCTGTTCCAAGAGCTGATGGCTTCCTGGGAAACCTTTTTATGAACCCTTTTCTAAACCCATATGGATCTCACCTTTATTACCCGCAGTACCCACTGTACTCAGGTTACCCAACTTACCCACACTACCCTGCCTATTCACTGCCACCTGTTATAATACACTTGCCTCAGAGAAACCCCTGA